One window from the genome of Saccharomyces mikatae IFO 1815 strain IFO1815 genome assembly, chromosome: 4 encodes:
- the APC11 gene encoding anaphase promoting complex subunit 11 (similar to Saccharomyces cerevisiae APC11 (YDL008W); ancestral locus Anc_3.190), producing the protein MKVKINEVHSVFAWTWQIPSISDEKVTNDKLNDNDENEDVCGICRASYNGTCPSCKFPGDQCPLVIGVCHHNFHDHCIYRWLDTPTSKGLCPMCRQRFQLQKGLAINDAHIQKFVEIVSRRREEMIEEGVAEDFVDFDEPIRQNTDNAIDRSQVDTVLDEDFLLR; encoded by the coding sequence atgAAAGTCAAAATTAACGAAGTTCACAGTGTGTTTGCTTGGACGTGGCAAATACCTAGTATATCCGATGAAAAAGTAACTAACGATAAGCTAAATGACAATGATGAAAACGAAGATGTCTGTGGCATCTGTCGCGCCAGTTATAATGGTACTTGTCCAAGCTGTAAATTTCCAGGTGATCAGTGTCCTTTGGTGATTGGAGTATGTCATCATAACTTCCATGATCATTGTATATACCGATGGCTTGATACGCCGACTTCTAAAGGGCTGTGTCCGATGTGTAGGCAAAGGTTCCAGTTACAAAAGGGCCTAGCAATTAATGACGCtcatattcaaaaattcgtTGAGATAGTTTCAAGGAGAAGAGAAGAGATGATAGAAGAAGGTGTCGCTGAGGATTTTGTGGATTTTGATGAACCAATACGGCAAAATACGGATAATGCAATTGACAGGTCACAGGTCGATACAGTTCTAGACGAAGACTTCTTGTTACGATAA
- the ATP16 gene encoding F1F0 ATP synthase subunit delta (similar to Saccharomyces cerevisiae ATP16 (YDL004W); ancestral locus Anc_3.213) yields MLRSVVGKSALKSFNFVAKRTYAEAAAATSGLKLQFALPHETLYSGSEVTQVNLPAKSGRIGILANHVPTVEQLLPGVVEVMEGSNSKKFFISGGFATVQPDSQLCVTAIEAFPLESFSQENIRNLLTEAKKNSSSSDAREAAEAAIQVEVLENLQSVLK; encoded by the coding sequence ATGTTACGTTCTGTTGTTGGCAAAAGCGCTTTAAAATCATTCAATTTCGTTGCTAAGCGTACATATGCGGAGGCTGCTGCTGCAACATCAGGTTTGAAATTGCAATTTGCTTTACCGCACGAAACTTTATACAGTGGCTCCGAGGTGACTCAAGTAAATTTACCTGCTAAATCAGGACGTATTGGTATATTGGCCAACCATGTTCCCACTGTCGAACAGTTGCTTCCAGGCGTCGTTGAAGTTATGGAAGGCTCTAACTCcaagaaattctttataTCGGGTGGCTTCGCGACAGTCCAACCGGACTCCCAGTTATGTGTGACTGCGATTGAGGCTTTTCCTTTGGAATCTTTTTCACAAGAAAATATAAGAAACTTGTTAACCGAAGCCAAGAAGAACTCTAGTTCGTCCGATGCTAGAGAAGCTGCAGAAGCTGCAATTCAAGTAGAAGTTTTAGAGAACCTTCAATCTGTATTAAAATAA
- the NHP10 gene encoding Nhp10p (similar to Saccharomyces cerevisiae NHP10 (YDL002C); ancestral locus Anc_3.210) — MSVEEKKHKLEELKDQNVVLGLAIQRSRLSVKRLKLEYGVLLERLESRIELDPELNCEDPLPTLASFKQELLTKPFRKSKTKRHKVKERDPNMPKRPTNAYLLYCEMNKERIRQNGSLDVTRDLAEGWKNLNEQDRKPYYKLYSEDRERYQMEMEIYNKRINSADADDDKEESEDKIKNNEDRSPTKVDDTKEGEDGALITSN; from the coding sequence ATGTCAGTtgaggaaaaaaagcacaaacttgaagaattaaaagATCAGAATGTGGTACTTGGACTTGCAATCCAAAGATCACGACTTTCAGTAAAAAGATTAAAATTAGAGTACGGAGTTTTACTGGAGAGATTGGAATCTAGGATAGAACTGGATCCTGAATTGAACTGCGAAGATCCCTTGCCGACTCTGGCCTCATTCAAGCAGGAACTATTAACGAAACCATTTCGAAAATCGAAAACCAAAAGGCACAAAGTAAAGGAAAGAGACCCAAATATGCCCAAAAGACCTACAAATGCTTACTTATTGTATTGTGAAATGAACAAGGAGAGGATCAGACAGAATGGCTCTTTAGACGTAACAAGAGACCTGGCGGAAGGCTGGAAGAACCTTAATGAACAAGATAGGAAACCGTACTATAAGCTTTATAGTGAAGATAGAGAAAGGTACCAAATGGAAATGGAAATatacaataaaagaataaacaGTGCAGATgcagatgatgataaagaagaaagtgaagacaagataaaaaacaatgaagaTAGGTCACCTACGAAAGTAGATGACACAAAAGAAGGTGAAGACGGAGCTTTGATTACCTCTAACTAA
- the MCD1 gene encoding kleisin alpha (similar to Saccharomyces cerevisiae MCD1 (YDL003W); ancestral locus Anc_3.212) — MATENSQRLTVLKLATNKGPLAQIWLASNMSNIPRGSIIQTHIAESAKEIAKASGCDDESREIEHITLRTSAELLQGIVRVYSKQATFLLTDIKDTLTKISMLFKTNQRMNATVSRLNTITRVHQLMLEDAVTEREVLVTPGLEFLDDTTIPAGLMAQENSMERKVQGATPWDTSLEVGRRFSPDEDFGHNSISGMDLDFDIEEGPIISKSWEEGTRQSSHNFGSHENFIQDDDFPLDDAGAVDWDLGITEKNGESSDGDDNSIEQGRKVAESIISEEPTDFGFNLDIEKEIPMNDEDVTADVSTVSLLKQTGIRRNSQILNTKNIQIDEETENSESLTSSYTYKEERLKNPIATQRLNFTTKRLWSEITESMSYLPDSIFKNFLSYDSSKKRKIQNNPEEPVDEPELNVSFNLSDDLISNAGTNDGSFNEMTDILSDFEPIDAVLNETSFPGEDVTRTKTASEDTTIQAQKIRLASGEVASKAIVQMAEILRKEITEEKEVIFTDVLKSQANTDLQSITKREASKGFFDILSLATEGCIDLSQTETFGSIKIDAKPALFEKFITG, encoded by the coding sequence ATGGCTACAGAAAATTCACAACGTCTTACCGTATTAAAACTTGCCACCAATAAAGGCCCATTGGCTCAAATATGGCTTGCTTCAAATATGTCCAACATACCGAGAGGTTCCATTATTCAAACTCACATTGCTGAATCAGCGAAAGAAATTGCAAAAGCTTCTGGTTGTGACGACGAGTCACGAGAAATTGAACACATTACTCTTCGGACATCAGCCGAATTACTACAAGGTATTGTACGTGTATATTCTAAACAAGCCACTTTCCTACTCACAGACATAAAGGATACGTTAACAAAAATCAGCATGCTATTTAAAACGAATCAGAGGATGAATGCCACAGTAAGCAGATTGAATACTATCACAAGGGTCCATCAATTGATGTTGGAAGACGCTGTCACAGAAAGAGAAGTTTTAGTTACACCGGGGTTAGAGTTTTTGGATGATACTACCATACCAGCAGGTTTAATGGCACAGGAGAATTCAATGGAAAGGAAAGTTCAAGGTGCTACTCCTTGGGACACATCACTTGAAGTTGGTAGAAGGTTCAGTCCTGACGAAGATTTTGGGCATAATAGTATATCTGGTATGGACCTTGATTTTGACATCGAAGAAGGTCCGATAATCTCAAAATCTTGGGAAGAAGGGACAAGACAAAGCTCGCACAATTTTGGTTCACACGAAAATTTTATAcaagatgatgatttcCCCCTTGATGATGCTGGAGCCGTTGATTGGGACTTAGGTAtcactgaaaaaaatggcgAGAGCAGCGATGGTGATGATAATTCTATTGAACAAGGAAGAAAGGTTGCTGAGTCAATTATATCCGAGGAACCCACAGATTTCGGATTTAATTTGGAcatagaaaaagaaataccCATGAATGATGAGGATGTGACAGCCGATGTGTCCACAGTATCACTATTAAAGCAAACTGGCATAAGAAGAAACTCTCAAATACTCAATACCaagaatattcaaattGATGAGGAAACAGAAAATTCGGAAAGTTTAACTTCCTCCTACACATACAAAGAGGAAAGACTCAAAAATCCAATCGCTACTCAACGCCTCAACTTCACAACTAAAAGATTATGGAGTGAGATAACTGAAAGTATGTCTTATTTGCCGGATtcaattttcaagaatttcTTATCCTATGACTCttcgaagaaaagaaaaatacaaaataaTCCAGAGGAGCCAGTTGACGAACCTGAACTAAACGTATCATTTAATCTCAGTGATGATCTGATTAGCAACGCGGGTACCAACGATGGttctttcaatgaaatGACTGATATTTTGTCCGACTTTGAGCCAATTGACGCTGTTCTGAATGAAACTTCATTTCCTGGAGAAGATGTTACAAGGACAAAGACAGCAAGCGAAGATACTACTATTCAAGCTCAAAAGATCCGCCTTGCTTCTGGTGAGGTGGCTTCTAAAGCTATTGTTCAAATGGCGGAGATTTtaagaaaggaaataaccgaagaaaaagaagtgaTATTTACAGATGTATTGAAAAGCCAGGCAAATACAGATTTGCAAAGTATTACTAAAAGAGAAGCTAGTAAGGGGTTCTTCGATATTCTATCTCTTGCTACAGAGGGATGCATTGATTTGAGCCAAACAGAAACATTTGGCAGTATTAAAATAGACGCCAAACCTGCcctatttgaaaagttcattACCGGTTAA
- the PTC1 gene encoding type 2C protein phosphatase PTC1 (similar to Saccharomyces cerevisiae PTC1 (YDL006W); ancestral locus Anc_3.215): MSNNSEILEGLEAPYDITYRVGVAENKNSKFRRTMEDVHTYVKNFASRLDWGYFAVFDGHAGIQASKWCGKHLHTIIEQNILADETRDVRDVLNDSFLTIDKEINTKLMGNSGCTAAVCVLRWELPDSSSDDSMDLAQHQRKLYTANVGDSRIVLFRNGNSIRLTYDHKASDSLEMQRVEQAGGLIMKSRVNGMLAVTRSLGDKFFDSLVVGSPFTTSVEITSEDKFLILACDGLWDVIDDQDACELIKDITEPNEAAKVLVRYALENGTTDNVTVMVVFL; the protein is encoded by the coding sequence ATGAGCAATAATTCTGAGATTCTAGAAGGGCTAGAAGCGCCATATGATATAACTTACAGAGTAGGTGTGGCGGAGAATAAAAACTCAAAGTTTCGTAGGACAATGGAAGATGTTCATACGTATGTTAAGAATTTTGCATCAAGATTAGATTGGGGATACTTCGCAGTATTTGATGGGCACGCTGGAATTCAGGCCTCAAAATGGTGTGGTAAGCATCTTCACACAATTATAGAACAGAACATTTTAGCAGATGAAACACGGGACGTTAGGGATGTACTGAATGATTCATTCCTCACCATTGACAAagaaattaatactaaacTAATGGGAAACAGTGGATGTACGGCTGCTGTTTGCGTACTACGTTGGGAGCTCCCAGATTCAAGTTCTGACGACTCAATGGATTTAGCCCAGCATCAAAGGAAGTTATATACAGCAAATGTTGGTGATTCCCGAATAGTATTGTTTAGGAATGGGAACAGCATAAGACTGACTTATGATCATAAAGCATCAGACTCCCTGGAGATGCAAAGAGTTGAACAAGCAGGTGGcttgataatgaagagCCGTGTAAATGGTATGCTAGCAGTAACGAGGTCCTTAGGAGATAAATTCTTTGATAGTTTGGTGGTGGGAAGCCCATTTACAACAAGTGTGGAAATAACCTCCGAAGACAAATTTTTAATCTTAGCATGTGATGGATTATGGGATGTTATTGATGATCAAGATGCATGCGAATTAATCAAGGATATTACTGAACCTAATGAAGCTGCAAAAGTCTTGGTGAGATATGCTTTAGAAAATGGTACTACAGATAATGTTACAGTAATGGTTgtctttctttaa
- the RPT2 gene encoding proteasome regulatory particle base subunit RPT2 (similar to Saccharomyces cerevisiae RPT2 (YDL007W); ancestral locus Anc_3.216) translates to MGQGVSSGQDKKKKKGSNQKPKYEPPVQSKFGRKKRKGGPATAEKLPNIYPSTRCKLKLLRMERIKDHLLLEEEFVSNSEILKPFEKKQEEEKKQLEEIRGNPLSIGTLEEIIDDDHAIVTSPTMPDYYVSILSFVDKELLEPGCSVLLHHKTMSIVGVLQDDADPMVSVMKMDKSPTESYSDIGGLESQIQEIKESVELPLTHPELYEEMGIKPPKGVILYGAPGTGKTLLAKAVANQTSATFLRIVGSELIQKYLGDGPRLCRQIFKVAGENAPSIVFIDEIDAIGTKRYDSNSGGEREIQRTMLELLNQLDGFDDRGDVKVIMATNKIETLDPALIRPGRIDRKILFENPDLSTKRKILGIHTSKMNLSEDVNLETLVTTKDDLSGADIQAMCTEAGLLALRERRMQVTAEDFKQAKERVMKNKVEENLEGLYL, encoded by the coding sequence ATGGGACAAGGTGTATCATCTGGACAGgataagaagaagaagaagggaTCGAACCAGAAACCCAAATATGAACCTCCAGTTCAATCTAAATTTGGTCgtaagaaaagaaagggaGGACCAGCTACAGCTGAAAAACTACCCAATATATACCCAAGTACCCGGTGTAAATTAAAATTGCTAAGGATGGAACGAATCAAAGATCATTTGttattagaagaagaatttgtcTCCAACTCTGAAATTTTAAAACCGTTTGAGAAAAAGCAGgaggaggaaaagaaacaactGGAAGAAATACGTGGGAATCCATTGAGCATTGGGACCCTCGAAGAAATCATAGACGATGATCATGCAATAGTGACAAGTCCAACCATGCCAGATTATTACGTATCTATCTTATCCTTTGTCGATAAAGAGTTACTAGAACCCGGTTGTTCTGTGTTGTTGCATCATAAAACCATGTCTATCGTAGGTGTTTTGCAAGATGATGCTGATCCCATGGTTTCAGTCATGAAAATGGATAAGTCACCAACAGAATCATACAGTGATATTGGTGGGCTAGAATCTCAAAtccaagaaataaaagaatctGTAGAGTTACCGTTGACGCACCCAGAACTATATGAAGAGATGGGTATTAAACCTCCCAAGGGTGTAATTCTTTATGGTGCACCCGGTACAGGTAAAACATTACTAGCCAAAGCGGTTGCAAACCAGACATCCGCAACATTCTTAAGGATTGTTGGCTCGGAGTTAATTCAGAAATATTTAGGAGATGGCCCCAGGTTATGTAGGCAAATTTTCAAAGTAGCTGGTGAAAATGCACCAAGTATTGTgtttattgatgaaatagATGCCATTGGTACTAAAAGATATGACTCAAACAGTGGTggtgaaagagaaattcaGAGAACCATGTTGGAATTGTTGAATCAGCTGGACGGGTTCGATGATAGAGGCGATGTGAAGGTGATTATGGCTACCAACAAAATTGAGACACTTGATCCAGCATTGATCAGACCTGGAAGAATTGACCGTAAGATTTTATTTGAGAACCCTGATCTAAGTACTAAGAGAAAGATTTTAGGAATTCACACTTCTAAGATGAATTTAAGTGAGGATGTCAACCTTGAAACTTTGGTAACAACAAAGGATGATTTGTCAGGCGCCGATATTCAGGCGATGTGTACAGAAGCAGGCCTGCTAGCTCTTAGAGAGAGGAGAATGCAAGTCACAGCGGAGGATTTTAAGCAAGCGAAGGAGAGAgtcatgaaaaataaagtggAAGAGAATTTAGAGGGTTTATACTTGTGA
- the MED2 gene encoding Med2p (similar to Saccharomyces cerevisiae MED2 (YDL005C); ancestral locus Anc_3.214), with protein sequence MVVQNTSVPSVHIANLSERGNNIKAMTYKNKLTVCFDDILKVGAEMMMQQQLKNVQLDSYLVNGFNQSQQRLLKEKVKLFHGILDDLETSLSQSSSYLETLTELGKEKEKEREEAEKKRAEEENLRKAKEQQELKKRQELEEVSQQQQQEQNSKEKNGLGLNFSTETPADKIDASGSTQNDQEPGSLQPSNQTPIGNTNATSNSATFPPLATTQSQLQQGQPSDAMFNDLNSMDISMFSGLENSGFDSTAFNATVDGTKGFDDNDLGSNYNDMNISSIDTTNTNTTTNDIKNSNDNNNNDGNDDHDENDDDDDNEDDNENGNDDNGNNHDNKNSSSNENSNRNNNSSDSNNDNNGENSNNDNNDGNNNSNNKEKTRSSGTNNNNIINSDLQTTIVSNTGDNPPTADNGEEYLTLNDFNDLNIDWSTTGDNGELDLSGFNI encoded by the coding sequence atggtaGTGCAGAATACGTCAGTTCCTTCTGTCCACATAGCGAATCTCTCAGAACGAggaaataatattaaggCAATGACGTATAAAAACAAGCTGACTGTTTGCTTTGATGACATACTAAAAGTTGGGGCAGAAATGATGATGCAACAGCAGTTAAAAAACGTTCAATTGGACTCCTATCTTGTCAATGGTTTCAATCAATCTCAGCAAAgattattgaaagaaaaagttaaatTATTTCATGGAATTTTAGATGATCTAGAGACTTCTTTGAGTCAGAGCTCTTCATATTTGGAAACTCTTACTGaacttggaaaagaaaaggaaaaagaaagagaagaagcTGAGAAAAAGAGggcagaagaagagaatttGAGAAAGGCCAAAGAACAACaggaattgaaaaaacgGCAAGAATTAGAAGAAGTTTCccaacagcagcagcaggAGCAAAActcaaaagagaagaatGGTCTTGGCCTAAACTTTTCCACAGAAACACCTGCGGACAAGATAGATGCCAGCGGGTCCACACAGAATGATCAGGAGCCAGGATCACTCCAACCATCTAACCAAACACCAATTGGGAACACAAATGCAACCAGTAATAGTGCTACATTCCCTCCCTTAGCGACCACTCAAAGCCAACTTCAGCAGGGCCAACCTTCAGATGCGATGTTTAATGACTTAAATTCCATGGACATTTCGATGTTTTCAGGACTTGAAAATAGTGGTTTTGACTCAACAGCCTTTAACGCAACAGTAGACGGGACGAAAggatttgatgataatgactTAGGTAGCAACTATAATGACATGAATATTTCCTCTATTGACACCACCAACACAAATACTACTACTAATGATATCAAGAATAGTAAcgataacaataacaacgACGGCAACGACGACCACGATGAGAACGACGACGACGATGACAACGAAGACGACAACGAAAACGGCAATGATGACAACGGCAATAACCATGACAACAaaaacagcagcagcaacgAAAACAGTAACAGGAACAACAATAGTAGCGATAGTAACAATGACAATAACGGCGAAAACAGTAACAACGATAACAACGACGGGAACAACAATAGtaacaacaaagaaaaaaccagAAGTAGCGGCactaataataacaacataaTCAATAGTGATCTACAAACGACTATTGTTTCAAATACTGGAGACAACCCTCCTACTGCTGATAACGGTGAAGAATACTTGACATTAAACGATTTCAACGACCTCAATATCGACTGGTCCACCACTGGAGATAATGGTGAATTAGACCTCAGTGGCTTCAATATATAA
- the SMKI04G2180 gene encoding uncharacterized protein (similar to Saccharomyces cerevisiae YDL012C and YBR016W; ancestral locus Anc_3.187), with protein sequence MSAQDYYGNSTSKQSYSRPTAPPPGYETGSRGYAPAQSQQQYYPPQQQQYYQQGPQYYQQQQPQYYQQHPQQPIYVQQQPTSSGNQDCLTGCLAGLCLCCTLDMLF encoded by the exons ATGTCAGCTCAAGATTATTACGGAAATTCCACATCGAAACAAAGC TATTCTCGTCCTACCGCCCCACCGCCAGGATATGAAACAGGATCTAGGGGTTACGCTCCCGCGCAAAGccaacaacaatattatCCGCCtcagcaacaacaatattatcaacaaGGGCCTCAATACTaccaacagcaacagcCTCAATACTACCAACAGCATCCACAACAGCCCATTTATGTTCAACAACAGCCAACCAGTAGTGGAAACCAGGACTGTTTAACAGGCTGTTTAGCAGGGTTGTGTTTATGCTGTACCTTGGATATGCTGTTCTAA
- the SLX5 gene encoding SUMO-targeted ubiquitin ligase complex subunit SLX5 (similar to Saccharomyces cerevisiae SLX5 (YDL013W); ancestral locus Anc_3.186) has translation MHGDTNGRTKSDHSPSASSPDEAVILIDSDKEEDASIREANLPVRLYPDRRVGRRRDALNRFVRSDSRNRNAQRIHTTTTSEYSNTQGNNDDVTIIREVGRFFGDEGPIDPSAHYVDLDEEPGSETLEAPRTIRVDNANGYLNDSHDDNENDDGLTIVEERTTRPRITLNLPGGERLEVNATTTDIPIRRSFEFQEDLAASRRQLLRRSATRARSLFVDRSDENDEDWTEHTHSLPETIQRARRESHMRMNRRIAERQLMAQQQRISRDENTSTSFRLQSIRERIQSYTPDVRSAFHHAESLHEFRSILQNVAPVTLQECEEELMALFTEFRNQLLQNWAIERVRNTQEEALRLHREALERQGRTTGRNFHRGVFRESIANYLNFNGDDGFLSRLWSGSVLNDADEERHTQNIIDMIQEREERERDVVMKNLMNKTKAQQEEFEARAASLPEGYSASFDTTPKMKLDIMKNGKEETIIVTDDDLAKTLDDIPVCCLCGAELGVGIPDDFTGMSQRDRGISFEGLVSKYKFHCPYQTLARPSVLDRDLSKRTFIASCGHAYCGRCFARIDNAKKKSKTPKKKLAQLKGSAHPDNYGPKLCPAESCKKLIRSRGKLKEVYF, from the coding sequence ATGCATGGTGATACTAATGGACGAACAAAGAGTGATCATAGTCCATCGGCCAGTAGTCCAGATGAGGCAGTTATATTGATTGACagtgataaagaagaagacgcTTCTATTCGCGAGGCTAATCTTCCTGTCCGGTTGTATCCAGACAGAAGGGTAGGGAGACGACGTGATGCTTTAAATAGGTTTGTCAGATCAGATTCAAGGAACAGAAATGCCCAAAGGATTCATACAACAACGACTTCTGAGTATTCCAATACTCAAGGTAATAACGATGATGTAACCATAATACGAGAAGTTGGACGCTTTTTTGGAGATGAAGGGCCTATTGATCCTTCTGCGCATTATGTGGATCTTGATGAAGAGCCAGGTTCTGAAACATTGGAGGCTCCAAGAACTATTCGAGTGGATAACGCAAACGGGTATTTAAATGACAGTCATGACGATAATGAGAACGATGATGGTTTGACAATAGTTGAAGAGAGAACGACACGTCCTAGAATAACCCTGAACCTGCCAGGCGGAGAAAGGCTTGAGGTAAATGCAACGACAACAGACATACCGATACGGAGGTCAtttgaatttcaagaagaTTTGGCAGCATCAAGAAGGCAATTATTGAGAAGAAGTGCCACAAGAGCTCGTAGTTTATTTGTGGACCGGtctgatgaaaatgatgaagattgGACAGAACATACTCATAGCTTACCTGAAACTATTCAGAGGGCTCGTAGAGAAAGTCATATGCGAATGAATCGTAGGATTGCAGAAAGACAACTTATGGCACAACAACAGAGGATTTCTAGGGACGAAAATACGAGTACTTCTTTTAGGTTACAATCAATTAGGGAACGGATTCAATCTTATACACCAGATGTTCGTAGTGCTTTCCATCATGCTGAGTCACTACATGAATTCAGGTCTATTTTACAAAATGTTGCTCCAGTTACTTTGCAAGAATGTGAAGAGGAACTAATGGCACTATTTACTGAGTTCAGAAACCAACTGTTGCAGAATTGGGCAATAGAAAGGGTTAGAAATACTCAGGAAGAAGCTTTAAGACTTCACCGAGAAGCGTTAGAAAGACAAGGAAGAACAACCggaagaaattttcatcGTGGCGTATTCCGTGAATCAATTGCAAACTATCTTAACTTCAATGGAGATGATGGCTTTTTAAGTCGTTTGTGGAGTGGCTCAGTACTAAATGATGCTGACGAAGAGCGTCACACCCAAAACATCATTGATATGATCCAAGAGAGAGAAGAACGGGAACGGGACGTCGTCATGAAGAATTTAATGAACAAAACTAAGGCTCAACAGGAAGAATTTGAAGCTAGGGCAGCCAGCTTGCCAGAAGGTTATAGCGCGTCATTTGACACAACGCCAAAAATGAAACTAGATATTATGAAAAATGGCAAAGAGGAAACAATCATTGTGACAGACGATGATTTAGCCAAAACGCTAGATGATATCCCTGTTTGTTGTTTATGTGGTGCAGAACTGGGCGTAGGCATACCAGATGATTTTACTGGAATGAGTCAAAGGGACCGTGGCATTTCATTTGAAGGGTTAGTATCGAAATACAAATTCCACTGCCCCTACCAAACCCTAGCGCGACCCTCAGTGCTTGACAGGGATTTATCAAAGCGAACGTTTATTGCATCGTGTGGTCATGCATATTGCGGCAGATGTTTCGCcaggattgataatgccaaaaagaaatctaaGACacctaaaaagaaattggcTCAACTAAAAGGTTCAGCTCATCCAGATAATTATGGTCCTAAATTATGTCCCGCAGAGTCTTGTAAGAAGCTGATTCGTTCAAGAGGGAAGTTGAAAGAAGTATACTTTTAG
- the GRX6 gene encoding glutathione-disulfide reductase GRX6 (similar to Saccharomyces cerevisiae GRX7 (YBR014C) and GRX6 (YDL010W); ancestral locus Anc_3.189) — MVHSNKRNARILSITMLLLLLVFFVAQNANFLTLETKERESSELFDSEMNNLAAESTRKYVAVPTSATNKGSSEVDEEINEIKQKVGLQRPILSDDDSLSAIKSDKQSGTGKLFNVQKEYSLMLDLSPVIIFSKSSCSYSKGMKELLENEYQFVPNYYIIELDKHGHGEELQEYIKLKTGRGTVPNLLVNGISRGGNEEIRKLHSQGKLLESLQSWSDGKFSVEQHEKPSNN; from the coding sequence ATGGTACATTCTAATAAGAGAAATGCTAGAATTTTAAGCATTACGATGCTactattgttgttggtCTTTTTTGTAGCTCAGAATGCAAACTTTTTGACGTTAGAGACGAAGGAGCGTGAATCTTCTGAACTTTTTGATTCTGAAATGAACAATTTAGCTGCAGAGTCAACGAGAAAATACGTTGCTGTGCCGACCTCTGCCACAAATAAGGGGAGCTCTGAAGTGGATGAAGAGATTAATGAAATAAAACAGAAGGTGGGACTCCAGCGGCCCATATTATCGGATGATGATAGTTTGTCAGCTATAAAAAGCGATAAACAGTCAGGAACAGGTAAATTGTTCAATGTCCAAAAAGAGTACTCGCTCATGCTAGACTTGTCACCAGTCATAATATTCAGTAAAAGTTCCTGCTCGTATAGTAAGGGTATGAAAGAACTGCTCGAAAATGAGTATCAATTTGTACCAAATTACTATATAATAGAGCTCGATAAACATGGGCACGGGGAAGAACTGCAAGAATACATCAAACTGAAGACCGGGAGAGGAACTGTTCCAAATCTTTTGGTTAACGGAATATCAAGAGGGggtaatgaagaaattagaaaaCTGCACTCTCAAGGAAAACTTCTAGAATCATTACAGTCCTGGAGTGATGGAAAATTTTCCGTCGAGCAGCATGAAAAGCCTTCAAATAACTGA